In the genome of Massilibacillus massiliensis, one region contains:
- a CDS encoding DNA/RNA non-specific endonuclease, with the protein MEYTTKEGYTYLTDGNGRISSVEAKLELGKADRNTYAQKTVGREDRLPTDDGGHLIASIFKGSGELDNLVPMNSTLNRSEYKILENTWKNALKDGKEVTIKVAPIYEKDSMRPAQFRVDYSINGEKYKAELPNYKE; encoded by the coding sequence ATTGAATATACGACAAAAGAAGGGTATACGTATCTGACGGATGGTAATGGAAGAATTTCATCTGTTGAAGCGAAATTAGAGCTAGGAAAAGCGGATCGTAATACATATGCACAAAAAACAGTTGGTAGAGAAGATAGATTACCTACAGATGATGGTGGTCACTTAATTGCAAGTATATTTAAGGGGTCAGGAGAACTTGATAATTTAGTACCAATGAACTCTACGTTAAATCGAAGTGAATATAAGATTTTAGAAAATACTTGGAAAAATGCTTTAAAGGATGGAAAAGAAGTAACCATAAAAGTTGCGCCAATATATGAAAAAGATTCTATGCGCCCTGCACAATTTAGAGTTGATTATAGTATTAATGGTGAAAAATATAAAGCAGAGTTGCCTAATTATAAGGAGTGA
- a CDS encoding type II toxin-antitoxin system death-on-curing family toxin: MSLCPSLENSARYDGFWEKTAAITRSIVNNHTFDNGNKRTAMAVIQSLMERNNISTGASIEGMKEVIYKISTGELKDVNEIAKALRGF, encoded by the coding sequence CTGTCCCTTTGTCCCTCTTTAGAAAATTCAGCAAGATATGATGGCTTTTGGGAGAAAACTGCTGCTATTACCCGATCTATAGTAAACAATCATACATTTGATAATGGTAATAAACGTACGGCAATGGCGGTAATTCAATCGTTAATGGAGAGAAATAATATATCTACCGGAGCTAGTATAGAGGGAATGAAGGAGGTAATCTATAAAATATCGACTGGTGAACTAAAAGATGTTAATGAAATTGCAAAAGCATTAAGGGGGTTTTAA
- a CDS encoding DUF2019 domain-containing protein, with translation MRKLEKILRDYESACIKGEEAQENGDSKNSNKKYRVIQKIRKELKENTEYGLEKLLPYLEHPSPFVRLKTAFSIIPVAPEKAKEVLIQLKEIRGLIGYSAEMILSEWEKENLKFD, from the coding sequence GTGAGAAAATTAGAAAAAATATTACGCGACTATGAAAGTGCTTGCATTAAAGGAGAGGAAGCACAGGAAAATGGAGACTCTAAAAATTCTAATAAAAAATACAGAGTAATACAAAAAATTCGTAAAGAGTTAAAGGAAAACACGGAGTATGGTCTAGAAAAATTATTACCTTACTTGGAGCATCCGAGCCCATTTGTTAGATTGAAAACAGCATTTAGTATTATTCCGGTAGCACCAGAAAAAGCCAAAGAAGTGCTTATACAGCTAAAAGAAATTCGAGGATTAATAGGGTATTCTGCAGAAATGATATTGTCTGAATGGGAAAAGGAAAATTTAAAATTTGATTAA
- a CDS encoding immunity protein YezG family protein — protein sequence MENKRMETLYMEIAELLNKMIPEEWSRILLYSEVREGMSQVYFYYYPKLQNKPIYSLDIVDIYDIDKQNYKNIDHKLYDCFERLWEEFKIQGQEPWTHLTFFLDSTGKMKIDYNYDDISQISPVEKQDKWEAKYLGI from the coding sequence ATGGAGAATAAAAGAATGGAAACATTATACATGGAGATTGCTGAGTTACTAAATAAGATGATTCCAGAAGAATGGTCAAGAATTTTATTATACTCAGAAGTTCGAGAAGGTATGTCACAAGTGTATTTTTATTATTATCCTAAATTACAGAATAAGCCAATATATAGTTTAGATATTGTAGATATCTACGATATCGATAAACAAAATTATAAAAATATAGATCACAAGTTATATGATTGTTTCGAAAGACTCTGGGAGGAATTTAAAATACAGGGGCAAGAACCATGGACGCATCTCACATTTTTCCTAGATAGTACAGGAAAAATGAAAATTGACTATAATTATGATGATATATCTCAAATAAGCCCGGTAGAAAAACAAGATAAATGGGAAGCTAAATACTTAGGCATCTAA
- a CDS encoding DNA/RNA non-specific endonuclease produces the protein MKGRDKKGTSLNVFGDQYTKVNGKKALKPDIEYTTKEGYTYLTDGNGRISSVEAKLELGKADRNTYAQKTVGREDRLPTDDGGHLIASIFKGSGELDNLVPMNSTLNRSEYKILENTWKNALKEGKTVNVKIEPNYNSSSIRPSKFDIEYTIDGKKYNNSLTNYE, from the coding sequence ATTAAGGGACGTGACAAAAAAGGAACGTCCCTTAATGTCTTTGGGGATCAATATACAAAAGTAAATGGAAAGAAAGCGCTAAAACCAGATATTGAATATACGACAAAAGAAGGGTATACGTATTTGACAGATGGTAATGGAAGAATCTCATCTGTTGAAGCGAAATTAGAGCTAGGAAAAGCGGATCGTAATACATATGCACAAAAAACAGTTGGCAGAGAAGATAGATTACCTACAGATGATGGTGGTCACTTAATTGCAAGTATATTTAAGGGATCAGGAGAACTTGATAATTTAGTACCAATGAACTCTACGCTAAATCGAAGTGAATATAAGATTTTAGAAAATACTTGGAAAAATGCTTTGAAGGAAGGAAAAACGGTAAATGTTAAAATCGAACCAAATTATAATAGTAGCTCGATAAGACCATCTAAATTTGACATTGAGTATACAATTGATGGTAAAAAATATAATAACAGTTTAACTAACTATGAATGA
- a CDS encoding BOW99_gp33 family protein yields the protein MKVYSKIIHVMADGTVRDSIEGVVIPLNEKTE from the coding sequence ATGAAAGTATACTCAAAAATTATTCATGTAATGGCAGATGGTACAGTTAGAGATTCAATTGAAGGCGTAGTAATTCCATTAAACGAAAAAACAGAATGA
- a CDS encoding phosphate ABC transporter substrate-binding protein, with translation MNLFKKSKVLASAVAMMVGAAMFAGCGGTDTKADNTAKPAAVEGTVSASGSTALLPLLKPAQEEFQKLHDKVNINIAGGGSFTGMNQVAEGSVQIGNSDVNLPEDYKGKGLVDHQVVVLPFVFIVNKDVPVTNLTAVQVVDILTGKVSNWKEVGGPDQAITIIHRSKSSGSRATIAEKVLKGASFTDKAVIQDSNGAVRAAIANTPGAIGYVDAPYADQTVKILDFDGVKYSPEAITGGKYPVWSYGHMYTKGEATGATKAFIDYVMSPEFQNTYVEKAGFIPITKMSK, from the coding sequence ATGAATTTATTTAAAAAATCTAAAGTGTTAGCAAGTGCAGTTGCAATGATGGTAGGTGCAGCGATGTTTGCTGGCTGTGGCGGCACCGATACAAAAGCGGACAACACAGCAAAGCCGGCAGCGGTTGAAGGAACGGTGAGTGCTTCTGGTTCAACTGCATTGTTACCACTCTTGAAACCAGCACAAGAAGAGTTTCAAAAGCTTCATGATAAAGTGAATATAAATATTGCTGGTGGCGGTTCGTTTACAGGAATGAATCAAGTTGCTGAAGGGTCAGTGCAAATTGGTAACTCCGATGTAAATTTACCAGAAGATTATAAAGGCAAAGGGTTAGTGGATCATCAGGTTGTTGTACTACCATTTGTTTTTATCGTGAATAAGGATGTGCCAGTAACGAATTTAACAGCAGTACAAGTTGTTGATATTTTGACAGGGAAAGTTAGTAACTGGAAAGAAGTTGGCGGTCCTGATCAAGCGATTACGATTATCCATCGTTCAAAATCTTCTGGCTCAAGAGCTACGATTGCAGAAAAAGTATTGAAAGGTGCTTCATTTACAGATAAAGCAGTCATTCAAGATTCAAATGGTGCAGTGAGAGCAGCAATTGCAAATACACCTGGCGCAATCGGCTATGTTGACGCTCCTTATGCAGATCAAACTGTTAAAATTCTTGATTTTGATGGTGTGAAATACAGTCCAGAAGCTATTACAGGCGGCAAATATCCAGTTTGGTCTTATGGTCACATGTATACAAAAGGTGAAGCAACAGGCGCAACAAAAGCATTTATTGATTATGTGATGAGTCCAGAGTTTCAGAATACTTACGTTGAAAAAGCTGGTTTTATTCCAATAACAAAAATGTCCAAATAA
- a CDS encoding two-partner secretion domain-containing protein, producing the protein MKKKLKVCCKKIIASAVLMTFTLQPLTVFANVVADPNANSTQKPGINEINQTPVIDIAAPNSNGLSHNLYTDFNVTANGVILNNATQLAKTTLAGDVQANANLNGLAASIILNEVTGTNRTNLNGMLEVAGNRASVIIANPNGITGNGFGFINTNRVTLVTGTPNLDATGGLNSFNVSSGDIAIEGGGIGEDTPMTKLDILTRAAKINAEVWADEINIVTGNNKIDYQTLSTENIPENAAQKPVVALDVGAVGGMYAGKIMVVGTEEGLGVNLAGDVSANKNLSLTNAGKIVVNGNISAKEVLTITAGDDFVNNGQISSNQDIHIKAQNITNTGFISAGEEDEDEDEDGNATNTKTVPADFTADAMEKIDITGVISASNTITLAGKKVAYEASNAIAENIIVNQSEPDPTVEEPQKPLPEDITKPLLPDIPDYAQSATTDAVSKPESLALTADQKASGVYKPIIDKTASGIDLVQIATPNAKGISRNLYTDFNIKSSGLILNNATKYAKTQLGGYVDYNNRLGGISAKVILNEITSTNPSQLNGFIEVAGDKASIVIANPNGMTINGFGYINTNNAALSTGIISRWENGNVEFYPMANGDILLQGDGLNASKTNTITILAKAFTNTASELWAQDLMLTSNGDLINTGKIVADGQMTLKNKNLDNKENALLYSGKDMTLDTKENIRNKNAGIEAKGNSRIRAQNLGNQEDAGIFIGGDLDLSVEQLLANQQSVIAANGKADVIAKNINNVENAVVYSTNDLKITAANRILNQSSDIESQGSVTLAANQLINEKEIFETYWDITHQTISYGITPRPDHYSATRRFAREIKTGTIQKETTDAQILADKDITINAENVTNHYSTIAAGHDLTIDAPYIENFGYQGTIITTDVGNDTHNWKYKHHGKWHRHCHMVYGTTVIPYYNQTIVDEPISRPGVLSGVNKVKITAKIIDNRTFNAGKNVIQNKVEDLTEPNVLNQLRGKRQDELAIGSLAINSKLFNINHNPTAKYLIETNGKFADYKSFLSSDYLLERVKADPEKVAKRLGDGYYEQKLVTEQITELTGRRFLNDYSSALEQYKALMEDGAAFAKDYNLTVGVALTKEQMAALTSDIVWLVEEEINGEKVLVPEVYLAALKPGDLKNSGALITGTDVELVASDDLKNIGTIKADKSLTVTAGNITNENGTLTGSDVNLTAKENLDNRSANITGDNVTITAGNIINQTNTKNESYRELNQTKTLDTANITAKNNLTLTAENSIKNQGANLTAGKELVLTAKKDIDLETVAKERHVAVVYNKSSAEENKIEHRQGNVTGQNITIHGDNVNIQGTNIVADDTVNITGKSDVNISAVKNSDESDGTVGSRGGEYFRRQKNNDETILNASIAAGKDITIKTGKDINVKGSNISSEEGKVTLTGKDVNLLNETEHHESLREEHTERKGFFSSTKTDIYDYQATDAVVGSSISGGQIKADADQDIHIKGSTAVADKDVELTAKGNINIESAEQTSEDLYKKSVKKSGLFSGGGLGITIGKQSQKDSQANQTIEQIGATVGSLEGNVDIKAGKDANVKASDVIAGKDINITGENIAIESADNTYNSQEKHEFKQSGLTIALESQTINTYQKVYDSVERATQVSDDRLKALYAYKADEDYKAVKAAEDKAAKLKAEQEAKTKVETQNNNNGDPTNQTGNQDQPKKPAQKSDISISVSLGTSKSESNATSHTTVAQGSSITGGDNVKVKSTKGDIKVKGSDISGENVTLDASENIEIIASENKNTSNTDSKSSSASIGASINLGDGSIGGINISGSKQKGEIKENSTTYNQSTVTADDNLTMKSGKDIDVIGSKASGDKVKVEAGENLNLESLQDQETYDEKNSSVGGTIGVGTFNASASKGKINSDYESVTKQAEIHAGKGGFDIEIGKNTDLKGAVISSDATPDKNKISTDTLTYSDIDNKADYGASSKGVNYSNGGDTKYNEQGFTPNASTPANGEASSTTKSAVAEGTIEVRSNPNQDLSGLSRDTSKALNELGKIFDKKKIQEQQELADLFGKLAFEEVHKISEAHGWDEGSPQKIALHAFVGGIMTEITGNGFKSGAVGAGVNEAVQKELEKYFKNQPDMWQWASALIGSAAAKAVGGNAQAGGSVAASGTKNNNLYESVARTAIRIGVLPNPENMQNDYVYVELSGDLPFVGSLGGGYIMDKNGELYRFSEKGWSLGLPIPLVGAAGVGNVDTTWKDGGGNIRDAIEGMSASGGGSSLVSANVSVATNGALTFEVGFETSAGVTFATRDAEWVGSIYQDN; encoded by the coding sequence GTGAAGAAAAAATTAAAAGTTTGCTGCAAAAAAATCATTGCTTCTGCCGTACTGATGACCTTTACCCTGCAGCCGCTTACCGTATTTGCAAATGTAGTTGCTGACCCTAATGCAAATAGTACGCAAAAGCCAGGAATCAATGAAATCAATCAAACTCCAGTTATTGATATTGCAGCACCAAATAGTAATGGACTATCACATAACCTTTATACGGATTTTAATGTAACGGCAAATGGTGTGATTTTAAATAATGCTACGCAACTTGCAAAAACTACGCTTGCTGGCGATGTACAGGCGAATGCAAATTTAAATGGGCTTGCTGCAAGCATCATTTTGAATGAAGTCACAGGGACAAATCGTACAAATTTAAATGGTATGCTCGAGGTGGCCGGAAACCGTGCTTCCGTTATCATAGCAAATCCCAATGGAATCACAGGAAATGGGTTTGGCTTTATCAATACAAATCGCGTAACTTTAGTTACCGGTACGCCAAATCTTGATGCAACTGGCGGGCTAAACTCCTTTAATGTAAGCAGTGGTGACATTGCAATTGAAGGCGGCGGTATCGGTGAAGATACACCGATGACGAAACTAGATATTCTGACTAGGGCGGCAAAGATCAATGCCGAAGTATGGGCTGATGAAATCAATATAGTCACCGGTAATAATAAAATTGACTATCAGACTTTATCAACTGAAAATATCCCAGAAAATGCAGCACAAAAACCAGTTGTAGCTCTTGATGTAGGAGCCGTCGGCGGAATGTATGCCGGAAAAATTATGGTTGTCGGTACGGAAGAGGGCTTAGGGGTTAATTTAGCTGGTGATGTATCTGCTAATAAAAATTTATCCTTGACCAATGCAGGGAAAATCGTTGTCAATGGCAATATAAGTGCGAAAGAAGTACTAACGATTACTGCTGGCGATGATTTTGTAAATAACGGGCAAATTTCTTCTAATCAAGACATTCATATAAAAGCGCAAAATATTACCAACACTGGTTTTATCAGCGCCGGTGAAGAAGATGAAGACGAAGATGAAGACGGTAATGCAACAAATACAAAAACAGTCCCAGCTGATTTTACTGCAGATGCAATGGAAAAAATTGATATTACAGGTGTGATCAGTGCCAGCAATACGATAACGTTGGCAGGGAAAAAAGTTGCCTATGAAGCGAGCAATGCAATCGCTGAAAATATTATAGTCAATCAGTCTGAACCTGATCCTACGGTAGAAGAACCGCAAAAACCTTTACCGGAAGACATAACAAAACCTCTTTTGCCTGATATACCTGATTATGCGCAAAGTGCAACGACAGACGCCGTTTCAAAACCAGAAAGCCTTGCCTTGACGGCAGATCAAAAAGCGTCGGGTGTTTATAAACCGATTATCGATAAGACTGCTAGTGGAATAGATCTTGTCCAGATTGCAACCCCGAATGCCAAAGGCATTTCAAGAAACCTCTATACCGATTTTAATATCAAATCCAGTGGTCTCATTTTAAATAATGCAACCAAATATGCCAAGACCCAACTAGGCGGCTATGTCGACTATAACAATCGTTTAGGCGGTATCAGTGCCAAAGTTATTTTAAATGAAATCACCAGCACAAATCCAAGCCAATTGAACGGCTTTATCGAGGTTGCCGGTGATAAAGCAAGCATTGTTATTGCAAATCCAAATGGTATGACCATCAATGGATTCGGTTATATCAATACCAATAATGCTGCGCTCTCTACGGGGATTATTAGTCGTTGGGAGAATGGCAATGTCGAATTTTATCCAATGGCAAATGGAGATATTCTATTACAGGGGGATGGCTTGAACGCCAGTAAAACAAATACAATAACGATTCTTGCCAAGGCATTTACCAATACTGCCTCTGAACTTTGGGCGCAGGATCTTATGTTGACAAGTAATGGAGACCTCATCAACACTGGAAAAATTGTTGCTGATGGTCAGATGACGTTAAAAAATAAAAATCTGGATAACAAAGAAAATGCACTGCTTTATAGTGGCAAAGATATGACACTAGATACAAAAGAAAATATCCGGAATAAAAATGCTGGTATAGAGGCAAAAGGCAATAGCAGAATCCGCGCGCAAAATCTTGGAAATCAAGAGGACGCCGGGATCTTTATCGGTGGAGATTTAGATCTTTCGGTGGAGCAGCTGCTAGCCAATCAACAATCTGTTATTGCTGCAAATGGCAAGGCAGATGTGATTGCAAAGAATATAAATAATGTGGAGAATGCTGTTGTATATAGTACAAATGATTTAAAAATCACGGCGGCAAATCGCATATTAAATCAATCGTCAGATATTGAAAGTCAGGGCAGTGTAACTTTGGCGGCCAATCAACTGATAAACGAAAAAGAAATATTTGAAACTTACTGGGATATCACCCATCAGACAATTTCTTATGGCATTACCCCTCGCCCGGATCATTACAGTGCGACGAGAAGATTTGCAAGAGAAATCAAAACCGGTACGATTCAAAAAGAAACTACTGATGCACAAATCTTAGCCGACAAAGACATTACTATTAACGCAGAAAATGTTACCAATCACTACAGCACAATTGCTGCAGGTCATGATTTGACCATAGATGCCCCCTATATAGAAAATTTTGGGTACCAAGGAACGATCATTACTACCGATGTCGGCAACGATACACACAACTGGAAATATAAACACCATGGGAAATGGCATCGCCATTGCCACATGGTCTATGGAACAACCGTTATTCCTTACTACAATCAGACGATCGTTGATGAACCAATTTCCAGACCCGGGGTTTTAAGCGGTGTGAACAAAGTCAAAATCACAGCAAAAATCATCGACAACAGAACCTTCAATGCTGGGAAAAATGTCATACAGAACAAAGTAGAAGATCTCACAGAACCCAACGTGTTAAATCAGTTACGAGGAAAAAGACAAGACGAACTAGCGATTGGAAGCTTAGCAATTAACAGCAAACTTTTTAATATCAATCATAATCCGACGGCAAAATACTTAATTGAAACCAATGGAAAATTTGCGGATTATAAAAGTTTTCTATCCAGTGATTACCTGCTCGAACGCGTCAAAGCTGATCCTGAAAAAGTAGCGAAACGTTTAGGTGATGGCTACTACGAACAAAAGCTTGTCACGGAACAGATCACCGAACTGACCGGAAGAAGATTTTTAAATGACTACAGCTCAGCGCTGGAACAATACAAAGCTCTCATGGAAGACGGTGCAGCCTTTGCAAAAGACTACAATCTAACGGTCGGTGTAGCCCTGACCAAAGAACAAATGGCAGCCTTAACCAGCGATATCGTATGGTTGGTTGAAGAAGAAATTAACGGCGAAAAAGTACTCGTTCCCGAAGTTTACCTCGCAGCCCTAAAACCAGGAGATCTAAAAAACAGCGGTGCACTCATAACCGGAACGGACGTAGAACTTGTCGCAAGTGATGATCTAAAAAATATTGGGACGATCAAAGCTGATAAAAGCTTAACTGTGACAGCCGGTAATATCACCAATGAAAATGGAACGCTAACAGGTTCTGATGTAAACTTGACTGCAAAAGAAAATCTAGACAATCGCAGTGCAAATATTACAGGTGACAATGTAACGATCACCGCAGGTAATATCATCAATCAAACCAATACAAAAAATGAATCCTATCGTGAGCTTAATCAAACAAAAACACTAGATACGGCAAATATTACAGCCAAAAACAACCTAACTTTAACTGCAGAAAATTCAATAAAAAATCAAGGCGCAAATCTAACCGCCGGTAAAGAACTCGTACTTACAGCGAAAAAAGATATCGACCTTGAAACTGTAGCAAAAGAAAGACACGTTGCCGTAGTTTATAACAAGTCTAGTGCCGAAGAAAATAAAATAGAGCACAGACAAGGCAATGTAACAGGGCAAAACATTACGATACATGGGGACAATGTAAATATACAGGGTACCAATATTGTCGCAGATGACACCGTAAACATTACCGGCAAAAGTGATGTAAATATCAGCGCTGTAAAAAATAGCGACGAAAGTGATGGCACCGTAGGCAGCCGTGGGGGAGAATACTTCAGACGACAAAAAAATAACGATGAAACCATCCTCAATGCAAGCATCGCAGCAGGAAAAGACATCACGATAAAAACAGGAAAAGACATCAACGTAAAAGGTTCTAATATCAGTAGTGAAGAAGGAAAAGTCACCTTAACAGGTAAAGATGTGAACCTCCTAAACGAAACTGAACACCATGAAAGTTTGAGAGAAGAACACACGGAAAGAAAAGGCTTCTTCTCATCAACGAAAACAGATATCTACGACTACCAAGCAACAGATGCAGTCGTAGGCAGCAGTATTTCAGGTGGACAAATAAAAGCAGATGCCGATCAAGATATCCATATCAAAGGATCGACAGCAGTCGCCGACAAAGATGTAGAACTAACAGCCAAAGGCAATATCAACATAGAATCTGCTGAACAAACCAGCGAAGATCTCTACAAAAAATCCGTCAAAAAATCCGGACTATTCAGCGGTGGCGGACTTGGTATCACCATAGGCAAACAAAGCCAAAAAGACAGCCAAGCCAACCAGACAATAGAACAAATCGGCGCAACCGTAGGCAGTCTAGAAGGTAATGTAGACATAAAAGCAGGCAAAGATGCCAATGTAAAAGCCAGTGACGTAATCGCAGGCAAAGACATCAACATCACCGGAGAGAACATTGCAATCGAAAGTGCAGATAATACCTATAATTCTCAAGAAAAACACGAATTCAAACAAAGTGGTTTAACAATAGCCTTAGAAAGTCAAACCATCAACACATATCAAAAAGTATATGACTCCGTAGAAAGAGCAACACAGGTTTCAGACGACCGTTTAAAAGCACTGTATGCTTATAAAGCAGATGAAGACTACAAAGCAGTAAAAGCAGCAGAAGATAAAGCGGCAAAATTAAAAGCGGAACAAGAAGCAAAAACAAAAGTAGAAACACAAAACAATAACAACGGTGATCCTACGAACCAAACAGGGAATCAGGATCAGCCGAAAAAACCAGCACAAAAAAGTGATATCTCCATCAGTGTAAGTCTAGGAACAAGCAAATCCGAAAGCAATGCAACCAGCCACACGACAGTTGCCCAAGGCAGTAGTATCACAGGCGGAGATAATGTAAAGGTCAAATCCACAAAAGGAGATATCAAGGTCAAAGGCTCAGATATCTCCGGAGAAAATGTAACCTTAGACGCAAGTGAAAATATCGAAATCATAGCCAGTGAAAATAAAAATACGAGCAACACCGACAGTAAAAGCAGTTCAGCAAGTATCGGAGCAAGCATCAATCTAGGTGATGGAAGTATTGGCGGAATCAATATAAGTGGTAGCAAACAAAAAGGAGAAATTAAAGAAAATAGCACCACCTATAACCAAAGCACAGTAACAGCCGATGATAACTTAACCATGAAATCTGGTAAGGATATCGACGTCATAGGTTCAAAAGCAAGCGGAGACAAAGTAAAAGTAGAAGCAGGAGAAAACCTAAACCTAGAAAGCCTGCAAGACCAAGAAACCTACGATGAAAAAAACAGCTCAGTCGGCGGAACGATTGGTGTAGGTACTTTCAATGCATCCGCAAGTAAAGGAAAAATAAATTCAGACTACGAAAGCGTAACCAAACAAGCCGAAATCCATGCAGGTAAAGGCGGCTTCGATATCGAAATAGGCAAAAACACCGATCTAAAAGGTGCGGTCATTAGTAGTGATGCTACACCGGATAAGAATAAGATCAGTACAGATACGCTGACTTACTCGGATATTGATAATAAGGCGGATTATGGTGCAAGTAGTAAAGGCGTAAATTACAGTAACGGCGGAGATACAAAATATAACGAACAAGGATTTACACCAAACGCTAGTACACCAGCCAATGGAGAAGCAAGCAGTACAACAAAATCCGCAGTAGCCGAAGGAACAATAGAAGTAAGAAGCAATCCAAATCAGGATTTAAGCGGATTAAGCCGAGATACAAGTAAAGCATTAAATGAACTAGGAAAAATCTTTGATAAAAAGAAAATCCAAGAACAACAAGAACTCGCAGACCTATTTGGCAAACTAGCCTTTGAAGAAGTGCATAAAATCAGTGAAGCACATGGCTGGGATGAAGGAAGTCCACAAAAAATAGCCCTTCATGCCTTCGTCGGTGGAATCATGACTGAAATAACAGGCAACGGATTCAAGTCTGGCGCAGTAGGAGCAGGTGTAAACGAAGCAGTACAAAAAGAACTAGAAAAATACTTCAAAAACCAACCAGATATGTGGCAATGGGCAAGTGCACTTATAGGGTCAGCCGCAGCCAAAGCAGTAGGTGGAAATGCACAAGCTGGCGGAAGTGTAGCAGCGAGTGGGACGAAGAATAATAATTTATATGAATCAGTTGCGCGTACTGCAATAAGAATAGGTGTTTTACCTAATCCAGAAAATATGCAGAATGATTATGTATATGTTGAACTAAGTGGAGACCTTCCATTTGTAGGATCACTTGGGGGCGGATATATAATGGATAAGAATGGGGAATTATATAGATTTTCAGAGAAAGGTTGGAGTCTAGGCTTGCCTATCCCACTTGTTGGTGCAGCGGGAGTAGGTAATGTTGATACAACATGGAAAGATGGAGGCGGAAACATACGAGATGCAATTGAAGGAATGAGTGCAAGTGGTGGAGGAAGTTCACTGGTATCAGCAAATGTATCTGTTGCAACTAATGGTGCACTTACTTTCGAAGTTGGATTTGAAACAAGTGCAGGTGTTACGTTTGCTACGAGAGATGCTGAGTGGGTGGGCAGTATTTATCAGGATAATTAA
- a CDS encoding immunity protein YezG family protein, with protein sequence METDRMEQLYREIANNINHIIPEEWKNLYLYAEIREGYASVFFYYYPLGSDTPVNSLEITDKFIIDDNYFSDLDHQLYNVFRRLSDEFKFQKQEIWTNLTLTLSCKGDFKINYEYDDVSQISPVEKKEKWKAKYLGL encoded by the coding sequence ATGGAAACTGATAGAATGGAACAACTATATCGAGAGATAGCTAATAATATAAATCACATAATCCCAGAAGAATGGAAAAATTTATATTTATATGCAGAGATAAGGGAGGGGTATGCTAGTGTATTTTTCTATTATTATCCACTAGGAAGTGATACACCAGTAAATTCATTAGAAATAACAGATAAATTTATTATTGATGATAATTATTTTTCAGATCTTGACCATCAGTTATATAATGTTTTTAGAAGACTTTCAGACGAATTTAAATTTCAGAAACAAGAGATATGGACAAATTTAACTCTAACCTTGAGCTGTAAAGGCGATTTTAAAATAAACTATGAGTATGATGATGTTTCCCAGATAAGTCCTGTAGAAAAAAAAGAAAAATGGAAAGCTAAGTATTTGGGGTTATAA
- a CDS encoding MarR family transcriptional regulator — MSNQIEQLKFLRAEEVAEILQVSKWHAYKIIRDLNEELKKKGKIVVAGRISRRYFEEKFY, encoded by the coding sequence ATGTCTAATCAAATTGAACAATTAAAATTTTTAAGAGCTGAAGAAGTAGCCGAAATATTACAAGTATCGAAATGGCATGCGTATAAAATTATACGAGATTTGAATGAAGAATTAAAGAAAAAAGGGAAGATCGTTGTTGCCGGAAGAATTTCAAGACGATATTTTGAAGAAAAGTTTTATTAA